GAGAGCGACTTAACCAGTATGTCAACTACTATGCCTAGCATTATGAGAAGCATGTAGATGATTGAAGCCGAGAAAGCCTTTCCGTAACCACGGTTGGCGAAAACGCTTTTTACCACCAGGTAGTTAAAGTATATTCCGGCTACCGCGGCGAAAGCCGCGAAATAGACGGTGTTTGTTCCTGTGAGCCAGAGGATGAAAGTCAGGGGTATCAGGGAGAGGGAGTAGATGAGTATCAGTATGTTGGTGTACTTTGTGCCCAAGGCTACGGGAAGAACGTTTATCCCGGCTTTTTCATAATCCTTTCTGTATTTCTGCGCGAGCACCCAGAAGTGGGGAGGCTGCCAGAGCATCATGAATATGAATACTATCATTGCGTCGAGTTGCAGGGCGGGTTTTATGGCGGTGTAGCCTATAAGCACGGGAAGGGCGCCCGGCACTCCCCCGAGCACGGTACCGAAAGGGGAGGTTCTTTTAAGGAAAAGTGTGTAAATAAG
The genomic region above belongs to Candidatus Dadabacteria bacterium and contains:
- the cyoE gene encoding heme o synthase is translated as MSEAQKKSVGNMAVSAVILSKPGIIMSVAFTGLAGMVVANRAFPSLQTVFLCVVSLLLSAGGAAILNNLLDKKIDKQMTRLNKRVEALRVLGDKNAWVISILMMAVALFISLSYFNYVNAALILLAILSYTLIYTLFLKRTSPFGTVLGGVPGALPVLIGYTAIKPALQLDAMIVFIFMMLWQPPHFWVLAQKYRKDYEKAGINVLPVALGTKYTNILILIYSLSLIPLTFILWLTGTNTVYFAAFAAVAGIYFNYLVVKSVFANRGYGKAFSASIIYMLLIMLGIVVDILVKSLSPVERVIGNLM